The following proteins come from a genomic window of Lycium ferocissimum isolate CSIRO_LF1 chromosome 4, AGI_CSIRO_Lferr_CH_V1, whole genome shotgun sequence:
- the LOC132053878 gene encoding serine/threonine-protein phosphatase 7 long form homolog yields the protein MFGLVVDGYPLNNLNARYIDIGGWQQLIHELTGWAPGLDCFNGVSRLEVHKLIEYIRGLDDITDQTPEIDVQQRVRLYLLWLCGGTIFPDKSGDLLNLDYLLDMRDLRAMSGQAWGAAVYLSYFYTCLCRASLRKAKDVCGFISLLQVWAWERIIPMQPPPRALPPHTALARRWTHRKSHENEARDVLLICRDVLDNLIDGQFVWQPYSEAIINRLHECGTW from the exons ATGTTTGGCTTGGTTGTTGATGGTTATCCCTTGAATAATCTTAATGCTAGATATATAGATATTGGTGGGTGGCAACAATTGATCCATGAGCTTACTGGTTGGGCACCCGGTCTGGATTGTTTTAATGGTGTTAGTAGGTTAGAAGTacataaattaattgaatatattAGAGGCTTAGATGACATTACAGATCAGACCCCAGAAATTGATGTGCAACAGCGGGTTAGGTTATACTTGCTATGGCTTTGTGGCGGCACGATATTTCCGGATAAGTCCGGTGACTTACTTAATTTAGATTATTTGCTTGACATGCGTGACCTTAGAGCAATGAGTGGACAAGCTTGGGGAGCGGCTGTTTATTTGTCATATTTCTATACTTGTTTATGCCGCGCTTCGTTGAGGAAAGCCAAGGATGTGTGTGGATTCATTTCCTTATTGCAG gtttGGGCTTGGGAGCGCATTATACCGATGCAGCCACCACCCAGGGCCCTTCCGCCACACACGGCTCTTGCACGAAGGTGGACTCATCGTAAATCCCACGAAAATGAGGCACGTGATGTTTTACTCATATGTAGGGATGTATTGGACAACCTAATAGATGGCCag TTTGTGTGGCAGCCTTATTCAGAGGCCATCATCAATAGACTCCACGAGTG TGGCACATGGTAG
- the LOC132051981 gene encoding probable WRKY transcription factor 26 translates to MAASSFSFPTSSSSFMTTSFTDLLASDDYPINKGLGDRIAERTGSGVPKFKSLPPPSLPLSPPPFSPSSYFAIPPGLSPTELLDSPVLLSSSNILKSPTTGSFPAQAFNWKSSSNQGVKQEDKNYSDFSFQPQNNPVSLGQQAWNYQEPKKQDGHSSDQNANGRSEFNTMQSFMQNNDQTNSGNQYNQSTIREQKRSDDGYNWRKYGQKQVKGSENPRSYYKCTYPNCPTKKKVERSLDGQITEIVYKGNHNHPKPQSTRRSSSSTASSVIQSYNTQTNEIPDHQSYGSNGTGQMDSVATPENSSISFGDDEHTSQKSRSRGDDLDEEEPDSKRWKRESESEGLSALGGSRTVREPRVVVQTTSDIDILDDGYRWRKYGQKVVKGNPNPRSYYKCTSPGCPVRKHVERASQDIRSVITTYEGKHNHDVPAARGSGNHSINRPSITNNNSAMTIRPSVTSHQSNYQVPLQSIRPQQPEMRAPFTLEMLQKPNNYGFSGYANSEDSYENQVQANNVFSRAKDEPRDDMFMETLLC, encoded by the exons ATGGCAGCTTCAAGTTTCTCTTTTcccacttcatcttcttcattcaTGACAACTTCTTTTACTGACCTTCTTGCTTCTGATGATTATCCTATAAACAAAGGACTTGGTGATAGAATTGCAGAGAGAACTGGTTCTGGTGTCCCTAAGTTTAAGTCACTTCCACCTCCTTCACTCCCTTTATCTCCACCTCCTTTTTCACCTTCATCTTACTTTGCTATTCCTCCTGGTTTAAGTCCTACTGAACTCTTGGACTCTCCTGTTCTTTTGTCTTCTTCAAAT ATTCTTAAATCTCCAACAACAGGGAGCTTTCCAGCCCAGGCCTTTAACTGGAAGAGCAGTTCCAATCAGGGTGTCAAACAGGAAGACAAAAACTACTCAGATTTTTCTTTCCAGCCCCAAAATAACCCTGTCTCTTTG GGGCAGCAAGCATGGAATTATCAAGAGCCAAAAAAGCAGGATGGTCATTCATCTGATCAAAATGCTAATGGAAGATCTGAATTCAACACTATGCAGAGCTTTATGCAAAACAATGATCAGACCAATAGCGGGAACCAATACAACCAGAGTACTATAAGGGAGCAGAAAAGGTCAGATGATGGGTACAATTGGAGGAAATATGGGCAGAAACAAGTAAAGGGTAGTGAAAATCCAAGAAGTTACTACAAGTGTACTTACCCAAATTGTCCCACCAAGAAAAAGGTTGAGAGGTCTTTAGATGGCCAGATTACTGAAATTGTGTACAAGGGTAATCACAACCACCCAAAGCCTCAGTCTACCCGAAGATCGTCGTCATCCACAGCTTCGTCTGTAATCCAATCTTACAATACACAAACTAATGAAATCCCAGATCATCAATCGTATGGTTCAAATGGCACAGGACAAATGGATTCAGTTGCAACACCTGAGAATTCTTCTATTTCATTTGGGGATGATGAACACACTTCTCAAAAGAGTAGGTCAAGAGGAGATGATCTTGATGAAGAGGAACCTGACTCAAAAAGATG GAAAAGAGAAAGCGAAAGTGAAGGTCTATCTGCACTAGGAGGGAGTAGGACAGTTAGAGAACCTAGAGTTGTAGTTCAAACTACAAGTGATATTGATATCCTAGATGATGGTTATAGATGGAGGAAGTATGGTCAAAAAGTAGTGAAAGGAAATCCTAATCCCAG GAGCTACTACAAATGCACAAGTCCAGGATGTCCAGTAAGGAAACATGTGGAAAGGGCATCACAAGACATAAGGTCAGTGATAACAACCTATGAAGGGAAGCACAACCATGATGTTCCAGCAGCTAGGGGCAGTGGCAACCACTCAATTAACCGACCAAGCATTACTAACAACAATAGTGCCATGACCATAAGGCCTTCTGTGACATCTCATCAATCCAACTATCAAGTTCCATTGCAAAGTATAAGGCCACAACAGCCTGAAATGCGAGCACCCTTTACGCTTGAGATGTTGCAGAAGCCTAATAATTATGGTTTCTCGGGATATGCAAATTCAGAGGATTCATATGAAAACCAAGTTCAGGCCAATAATGTGTTTTCGAGAGCCAAGGACGAGCCTCGAGATGACATGTTTATGGAGACATTGCTTTGCTGA